From a region of the Candidatus Hydrogenedentota bacterium genome:
- a CDS encoding RNA methyltransferase, with protein MSDLEPYYAGLDPCERPEVARVPLHVVLDNLRSAFNVGSIFRTADACGAAHVHLCGMTAHPPHPKLEKTALGAFDYVPWTYYERNRDCIDALKEMGLPVIAVETVEGAVAHTRFDWPQPVAVVFGNEENGVNERVLRRCDAVVRIPMLGHKNSMNVATAFGVVAYGILHHWGVV; from the coding sequence ATGTCGGATCTTGAGCCCTATTATGCCGGATTGGACCCCTGCGAGCGCCCCGAAGTGGCGCGCGTGCCGCTGCATGTGGTGCTGGACAACCTGCGAAGCGCGTTCAATGTCGGCTCCATCTTCCGCACCGCCGACGCCTGCGGCGCGGCGCATGTCCACCTCTGCGGCATGACCGCGCACCCGCCCCACCCCAAACTGGAGAAAACAGCCCTCGGCGCGTTTGACTATGTCCCCTGGACCTATTATGAGCGCAACCGCGACTGCATTGACGCGCTGAAGGAGATGGGGCTGCCCGTCATCGCCGTGGAGACCGTGGAGGGCGCCGTGGCGCACACGCGCTTCGACTGGCCCCAGCCCGTGGCCGTTGTTTTCGGCAACGAGGAGAACGGCGTGAACGAGCGGGTACTCCGCCGCTGCGACGCCGTGGTGCGCATCCCCATGCTCGGCCACAAGAACAGCATGAACGTCGCCACCGCCTTCGGCGTCGTCGCCTACGGCATCCTGCACCATTGGGGCGTGGTCTGA
- a CDS encoding M20/M25/M40 family metallo-hydrolase yields the protein MADEVTGARKPRRRIFVRLLIGAGLACCMYFSWTGHLAPQPKPATAPERDFSAERAMVHVRAMSRAPHPAGSAENDRVRDYLVEQLRALGTEPQVQEATVNRGPGEAAMVQNVLARIPGTDSDGVVLLLAHYDSVAFGPGAADDGAGCAGLLEALRAVKAGPPLKNDLVFLFTDGEEGRIAGVSGLRGAYGFVHHHPWAKEVRVAVNFDCRGIRGVSYMYECSAPNRWLVRQLNHADTRAVATSSMAEIYHRMPVATDLTMFFDEGIPGLNFAFIDGLEHYHTALDNPDNLSLKSLQHHGQNALGMALRLGSVPLDGAGRGGNSVFFYVPLIRMVQYSLSWVWPLTALALAVFVAGLAVGLRRGRIRPLAVFYGLLLYAVVWLVCALVGLAIFLVAYHGESFYFVYTSLPLMVTALAAAGALFFLVMGLAHRRLGIADLWAALLLPWAALLVLSSRFMPGASYLSLVPLLLASLGFLWLMLRRKDPEKCGFGDALVMLALSFPAMFFLTGTAQGLYTAILLLGVALQVSLFVLMLGAVFPLFAWMAGGHLRTTSAVFLAVGVAALAVAGSRAGFSPERPKLNSLTYALNADTGQAFWLSCDDEPDAWTAEKLGESPRREIIHDLLPLATRPADYLRAPAPAFPLAPPTLEILADETQDGVRRVKLRADSPRGAQVLEIAAEPGLVVRAARLNGVPLKPGDGGRWFLTCSIYRGGGLDLELDVDAGRVFQLHVTDFSYGFPEGADISPRPPHMIPKPNTVDFNKDRLKTDETVVTRMVRI from the coding sequence ATGGCTGATGAAGTGACGGGCGCGCGCAAGCCGCGACGCAGGATCTTTGTGCGCCTGCTCATCGGGGCGGGGCTGGCGTGCTGCATGTATTTCTCGTGGACGGGGCATCTGGCCCCGCAGCCGAAACCGGCCACCGCGCCGGAGCGGGACTTCTCCGCCGAGCGGGCCATGGTCCATGTGCGCGCGATGTCGCGGGCGCCGCACCCGGCGGGGTCCGCGGAGAATGACCGGGTGCGCGACTACCTTGTGGAGCAGTTGCGCGCCCTGGGCACGGAGCCGCAGGTGCAGGAGGCGACGGTGAACCGGGGGCCGGGCGAGGCGGCCATGGTGCAGAACGTGCTCGCGCGGATTCCCGGCACGGACAGCGACGGGGTGGTGCTGCTGCTGGCGCATTACGACAGCGTGGCCTTCGGCCCGGGGGCGGCGGACGACGGGGCGGGGTGCGCGGGGCTGCTGGAGGCGCTGCGCGCCGTTAAGGCGGGCCCGCCGCTGAAGAACGACCTGGTGTTTCTCTTTACGGACGGCGAGGAGGGGCGGATTGCCGGGGTGTCCGGACTGCGCGGGGCCTACGGCTTCGTCCACCACCATCCCTGGGCGAAGGAGGTGAGGGTGGCGGTGAACTTCGACTGCCGGGGCATCCGCGGCGTGTCCTACATGTACGAGTGCAGCGCGCCGAACCGCTGGCTGGTGCGGCAGTTGAACCACGCCGACACCCGCGCCGTGGCCACGTCGTCCATGGCGGAAATCTACCACCGCATGCCCGTGGCCACCGACCTGACCATGTTCTTCGATGAGGGGATTCCGGGGCTGAACTTCGCGTTCATTGACGGGCTGGAACACTACCACACCGCGCTGGACAACCCGGACAACCTCTCCCTGAAAAGCCTCCAGCACCACGGCCAGAACGCGCTGGGGATGGCGCTGCGGCTGGGGTCCGTGCCGCTGGACGGCGCGGGGCGCGGCGGCAACAGCGTGTTCTTCTACGTCCCCCTCATCCGCATGGTCCAGTATTCCCTCTCCTGGGTGTGGCCGTTGACGGCGCTCGCCCTCGCGGTGTTTGTCGCCGGGCTGGCCGTGGGCCTCCGTCGGGGGCGGATCCGCCCGCTGGCCGTGTTCTACGGGCTCCTGCTCTACGCCGTGGTCTGGCTGGTCTGCGCCCTCGTCGGGCTGGCCATCTTCCTCGTCGCCTACCACGGGGAGAGCTTCTACTTCGTCTACACCTCCCTGCCCCTGATGGTCACCGCGCTGGCCGCCGCGGGCGCGCTGTTCTTCCTCGTCATGGGGCTGGCCCACCGGCGGCTGGGCATTGCGGACCTGTGGGCCGCCCTGCTGCTGCCGTGGGCGGCCCTGCTCGTGCTGTCCTCCCGCTTCATGCCCGGAGCGAGCTACCTTTCCCTCGTTCCCCTGCTGCTGGCCTCCCTCGGGTTCCTGTGGCTCATGCTGCGCCGGAAGGACCCGGAGAAATGCGGCTTCGGCGACGCCCTCGTGATGCTCGCCCTGTCGTTTCCCGCCATGTTCTTCCTCACCGGCACCGCGCAGGGGCTCTACACCGCCATCCTCCTGCTGGGCGTCGCCCTCCAGGTGAGCCTGTTCGTGCTCATGCTCGGCGCGGTCTTCCCCCTGTTCGCGTGGATGGCCGGGGGCCACCTGCGCACCACCTCCGCCGTCTTTCTTGCCGTGGGCGTCGCGGCGCTGGCCGTCGCGGGGTCCAGGGCCGGCTTCTCGCCGGAACGCCCCAAGCTCAACTCGCTCACCTACGCCCTGAACGCCGACACGGGCCAGGCCTTCTGGCTGAGCTGCGACGACGAGCCCGACGCGTGGACCGCCGAAAAGCTGGGCGAGTCCCCGCGCCGCGAGATCATCCACGACCTGCTGCCCCTCGCCACGCGCCCGGCGGACTACCTGCGCGCGCCCGCCCCCGCGTTCCCCCTCGCGCCACCCACGCTCGAGATCCTCGCCGACGAGACGCAGGACGGCGTCCGCAGAGTAAAACTCCGCGCCGACTCGCCGCGCGGCGCGCAGGTGCTCGAGATCGCCGCCGAGCCGGGGCTGGTGGTCCGCGCCGCCCGGTTGAACGGCGTCCCCCTGAAACCGGGCGACGGCGGCCGCTGGTTCCTCACGTGCAGCATTTACCGGGGCGGCGGCCTCGACCTTGAGCTCGACGTGGACGCCGGGCGCGTCTTCCAGCTCCACGTCACCGATTTCAGCTACGGATTCCCCGAGGGTGCGGACATCTCCCCCCGCCCGCCCCACATGATCCCCAAGCCCAACACCGTGGATTTTAACAAGGACCGCCTCAAGACCGATGAGACCGTCGTCACCCGGATGGTGAGGATTTAG